A DNA window from Aureibaculum sp. 2308TA14-22 contains the following coding sequences:
- a CDS encoding Fic family protein — protein MKPPYEITSSILKLITSISEKIGEVNANLLNRPSPKLRKQNRIKTIHSSLKIEGNTLTEEQITALLENKKVMGPKKDVLEVLNALKIYENLEEYNPSNEKSFLKAHKNLMEGLIENAGKYRNQSVGIVKGSKVEHLAPPFENVPYLMKDVFNYLDKSEEIVLIKSCVFHYEMEFIHPFSDGNGRMGRLWQTLILMEKYPVFEFLPFETLISKDQEKYYKALAESDKSGKSTKFIEYMLNVIDISLSELLDFNNRTLNVKERLEYFISLNKTEFTRKDYMDIFKIISSATASRDLKKGTELGLFEKIGEKNKTIYRLK, from the coding sequence ATGAAACCACCTTACGAAATAACATCTTCCATTTTAAAATTAATTACATCTATTTCAGAAAAAATAGGTGAAGTAAATGCTAACTTATTAAATAGACCTTCACCTAAATTAAGAAAACAGAATAGAATCAAAACTATTCATTCTTCTTTAAAAATAGAAGGAAATACACTTACAGAAGAACAAATAACAGCACTTCTCGAAAATAAAAAAGTTATGGGTCCAAAAAAAGACGTTCTCGAAGTTTTAAATGCTCTAAAAATCTATGAAAATTTAGAAGAATATAATCCTTCTAATGAAAAGTCTTTTTTAAAAGCTCACAAAAATTTAATGGAAGGTCTTATTGAAAATGCCGGAAAATATAGAAATCAAAGTGTCGGAATTGTAAAAGGTTCAAAAGTTGAGCATTTGGCACCACCTTTTGAAAATGTTCCTTACTTAATGAAAGACGTTTTTAACTACTTGGATAAGTCAGAGGAAATTGTATTAATAAAAAGTTGTGTTTTTCATTACGAAATGGAATTTATTCATCCATTTTCAGATGGAAACGGAAGAATGGGAAGATTATGGCAAACTTTAATTTTAATGGAAAAATATCCAGTATTCGAGTTTTTACCCTTTGAAACATTAATTAGTAAAGACCAAGAAAAATATTATAAAGCTTTGGCTGAAAGTGATAAATCTGGAAAATCAACAAAATTTATTGAATATATGCTAAACGTGATAGACATTTCATTAAGTGAATTATTAGATTTTAATAATCGAACTTTAAACGTAAAAGAAAGATTAGAATATTTTATTTCATTAAATAAAACTGAATTTACTCGAAAAGATTATATGGATATCTTTAAAATCATTTCTTCAGCGACAGCAAGTAGAGACTTAAAGAAAGGAACTGAATTAGGCTTATTTGAAAAAATTGGAGAAAAAAATAAAACAATCTATCGTTTAAAATAA
- a CDS encoding AIPR family protein — protein MSIFKVLEDKIKIESENFSEYLSDKKGDILKGSEFMLYALSQSFRNNSMEEIELGVVDSAYRGETYDFGIDAIYITGSKDFIENIEQLESYNEDTKFVIHLFQFKKGTGVSQGDLLKFKNGIEKVLINEDISDTDNLYFYNRMLDLNEIKASLYQDFTPDNIKVVCNIVFGGIEKNISSDPLLREELNNIQILLQNNGFTNNEINVIDCQKLIKSSSNEQIIDIIEYEKTFKYITGSSKVDKLNGYISILKGKEIAELVRKHQSSIFEANIRDYYKRSGLNSKITETSSSEEEAKFFWSFNNGLTMTCSKVDELPNDKYKLYNLQIVNGCQTSNAIYQAVKNRERVDELKGKVEKGEELTKKESEELNSKENLQFNDQTTILVKIIETKSDDLVYKITETTNSQTPIKAFSLKANDDIQMLIEQYLVNNEIWYERRINFYKNKGKKNIVNIQKLFQLFTSQILLKPSQVKTRPKTMFIATYDAVFPSPEVNSINFLLYLIPIKVDLKLSQKIRQVRRDDEITDKYQLTMLSYGKLHFGCFVLSSILKGEYGKKGIVKNSETILNEIENNFDTHFNDALVNFEKILKSSVGNRKESIVTGVRKTELDNRIAKFITTRK, from the coding sequence ATGAGCATCTTTAAAGTATTAGAAGATAAAATTAAAATTGAATCAGAAAACTTCTCGGAATATCTTTCAGATAAAAAAGGAGACATTTTAAAAGGATCTGAATTTATGTTATATGCACTTTCTCAGTCATTTAGAAATAATTCAATGGAAGAAATTGAATTAGGAGTTGTAGATAGTGCATACAGAGGTGAAACTTATGATTTTGGAATTGATGCAATTTATATAACAGGTTCTAAAGATTTTATTGAAAATATTGAACAATTAGAATCTTATAATGAAGACACTAAATTTGTAATTCATTTATTTCAGTTTAAAAAAGGCACAGGTGTTTCTCAAGGAGATCTACTAAAATTTAAAAATGGCATAGAAAAGGTTCTCATTAATGAAGATATATCTGATACTGATAATCTGTACTTTTATAATAGAATGCTTGACTTAAATGAAATAAAAGCATCTCTTTATCAAGATTTCACACCTGACAATATAAAGGTTGTATGCAATATTGTATTTGGTGGTATAGAAAAAAATATTTCTTCAGATCCTTTACTACGTGAAGAATTAAATAATATTCAAATACTATTGCAGAATAATGGTTTCACTAACAATGAGATAAATGTTATTGATTGCCAAAAGTTAATAAAATCTTCAAGCAATGAACAAATCATTGACATTATTGAATATGAAAAAACATTTAAGTATATAACAGGTTCTTCTAAAGTTGATAAACTCAATGGTTATATTTCAATTTTAAAAGGAAAAGAAATTGCTGAATTAGTTAGAAAACATCAATCATCAATTTTTGAAGCTAATATCAGAGATTATTACAAACGAAGTGGTTTAAATAGTAAAATTACGGAGACAAGTTCTAGTGAAGAAGAAGCTAAATTCTTTTGGAGTTTTAATAATGGATTGACAATGACCTGTAGTAAAGTTGACGAACTTCCTAACGATAAGTATAAACTTTACAATTTGCAAATTGTAAATGGTTGTCAAACATCAAATGCAATCTACCAAGCTGTAAAGAATAGAGAAAGAGTTGATGAGTTAAAAGGAAAAGTTGAAAAAGGAGAAGAATTAACAAAAAAAGAATCTGAAGAACTAAACTCAAAAGAAAATTTACAATTCAACGATCAAACAACGATTCTGGTAAAAATTATTGAAACAAAAAGTGACGATTTAGTTTATAAAATTACTGAAACAACAAATTCTCAAACACCAATTAAGGCGTTTTCGTTAAAAGCAAATGACGACATTCAAATGCTAATAGAGCAATACCTCGTAAATAATGAAATCTGGTATGAGAGAAGAATAAACTTCTACAAGAATAAAGGAAAAAAGAATATCGTTAACATTCAAAAGTTATTTCAATTATTTACTTCTCAAATACTATTAAAACCATCGCAAGTTAAGACTAGACCAAAAACAATGTTTATTGCAACATATGATGCTGTCTTTCCTTCACCAGAAGTTAATTCAATTAATTTTTTATTATATTTAATTCCCATAAAAGTTGATCTTAAGTTAAGTCAAAAAATCAGACAAGTAAGAAGAGACGATGAAATAACAGATAAATATCAACTTACAATGTTATCATATGGGAAATTACATTTTGGTTGTTTTGTTCTAAGCTCAATACTCAAAGGAGAATACGGAAAAAAAGGTATTGTGAAAAATTCAGAAACAATACTTAATGAAATAGAAAACAATTTCGATACTCATTTTAATGACGCATTGGTCAATTTTGAAAAAATATTAAAATCATCAGTTGGGAATAGAAAAGAGTCAATAGTGACTGGGGTTAGAAAGACTGAACTAGATAATCGAATTGCTAAATTCATAACAACAAGAAAATAA
- a CDS encoding aminoacyl-histidine dipeptidase has product MNKEIRNLEPKAIWNNFADLNAVPRASKKEERVIQFMVDFGKKLDLPTKVDKVGNVIITKPATKGMENRKTVVLQSHLDMVHQKNNDTNFDFDTQGIEMQIDGDWVKAKDTTLGADNGLGVATIMSILESTDIAHPALEALFTIDEETGMTGAMGLEAGWLEGEILLNLDTEDDDEIGVGCAGGIDITATKSYNPVKTQEQAEAFKITVKGLQGGHSGMDIHRGFGNANKLMNRVLFALKNMVSIAEIDGGGLRNAIPRESNAIIVTQNKAEFTNRFTDIADAIIAEYNTIEKDIEITVQPCDKPANVLSKQEQATLLKTIYAVHNGVFRMSPDIADLVETSNNVARVLVKEGQIKILCLTRSSVASGKNNLVNTISAVFQLAHYSVKTSGAYPGWKPNPDSAILKVLDKTYQNLFKEKANIIACHAGLECGILGQNYPDMDMISFGPTIKGAHSPDERASISSTQKFWKYIQEILKEIPQKKA; this is encoded by the coding sequence ATGAACAAAGAAATAAGAAACCTAGAGCCAAAAGCGATTTGGAATAATTTTGCAGACCTAAATGCAGTGCCACGAGCATCCAAAAAAGAAGAGCGTGTCATTCAATTTATGGTCGATTTTGGCAAAAAATTAGATTTGCCCACTAAAGTAGATAAGGTGGGTAATGTTATCATCACAAAACCTGCCACTAAAGGTATGGAGAATAGAAAAACGGTAGTATTGCAATCGCATTTAGATATGGTACATCAAAAAAACAATGATACCAATTTCGATTTTGACACCCAAGGCATTGAAATGCAAATTGATGGTGATTGGGTGAAAGCCAAAGACACAACATTGGGTGCCGATAACGGATTGGGTGTTGCCACCATAATGAGTATTTTAGAAAGTACAGACATAGCACACCCTGCTCTTGAAGCTTTATTTACCATTGACGAAGAAACGGGAATGACAGGTGCTATGGGCTTAGAAGCAGGCTGGTTAGAAGGTGAAATTTTATTGAATTTAGATACCGAAGATGATGATGAAATTGGTGTGGGCTGTGCCGGTGGTATAGATATTACCGCCACAAAATCCTATAACCCTGTAAAAACACAAGAGCAGGCCGAGGCATTTAAAATTACCGTTAAAGGATTGCAAGGTGGCCATTCCGGAATGGATATCCATAGAGGATTTGGCAATGCCAATAAATTGATGAACCGTGTATTATTTGCGTTAAAGAATATGGTTTCCATTGCTGAAATTGATGGTGGTGGTTTGCGAAACGCTATTCCAAGGGAAAGCAATGCCATAATTGTAACCCAAAATAAAGCGGAATTTACCAATCGGTTTACGGATATTGCTGACGCCATAATTGCGGAGTACAACACTATTGAAAAGGATATTGAAATTACGGTTCAACCTTGTGATAAACCCGCTAATGTACTGTCAAAACAAGAACAAGCCACGTTATTAAAAACTATTTATGCTGTACATAATGGTGTTTTTAGAATGAGTCCTGATATTGCTGATTTGGTAGAAACTTCAAATAATGTTGCTCGTGTATTGGTAAAAGAGGGACAGATTAAGATATTATGCCTTACCCGCAGTTCCGTAGCATCCGGTAAAAACAATTTGGTAAATACCATATCGGCTGTTTTTCAATTGGCCCATTATTCGGTAAAAACCTCTGGGGCGTATCCTGGTTGGAAACCAAACCCTGATTCTGCCATTTTAAAAGTATTAGATAAGACCTATCAAAATTTATTTAAGGAAAAGGCTAACATTATAGCTTGCCATGCGGGACTAGAATGTGGTATTTTAGGGCAGAACTACCCAGATATGGATATGATATCTTTTGGACCCACCATAAAAGGAGCACACTCTCCTGACGAAAGAGCAAGTATTAGTTCTACACAAAAATTTTGGAAGTATATACAAGAAATTTTAAAGGAGATACCTCAAAAAAAGGCTTAG